The following proteins are co-located in the Barnesiella propionica genome:
- a CDS encoding HEAT repeat domain-containing protein, producing MKNNNIVVSENPNTPVEILTELAKDSDWRIRSFVAWNPNTLVEILSELAKDSDWAVRSFVAGNPNTSVEILSELAKDSDWAVRSFVAGNPNTLVEILTELEKDSNRAVRRYASSTLILKKQNKDDN from the coding sequence ATGAAAAATAATAATATAGTGGTCTCCGAAAACCCCAATACCCCGGTGGAGATATTGACAGAGTTGGCTAAAGATAGTGATTGGAGGATCAGAAGTTTTGTTGCCTGGAATCCAAATACCTTGGTGGAAATATTATCAGAATTGGCTAAAGATAGTGATTGGGCGGTAAGAAGTTTTGTCGCTGGAAATCCAAATACCTCGGTAGAAATATTATCAGAATTGGCAAAAGATAGTGATTGGGCGGTAAGAAGTTTTGTCGCTGGAAATCCAAATACCTTGGTGGAAATATTGACAGAGTTGGAAAAAGATAGTAATCGGGCGGTAAGAAGATATGCTTCCAGTACTCTAATACTTAAAAAACAAAATAAGGATGATAATTAA